CGGTTCGATCCTACCTCGGATGTGCAAGATTACCCGCACGGAAGGTCGGGCAGTGAAAGTCGTCGTCCGATTGGATCGAGCTCGAACTTTGGTTTCAGAATGCGGGGGTGCCCCTTTTATCAGTCGTCTCCTTCCTCATTGCTTGCTCTTGCACATAGGTCGGGGTCAGGAGGGAGATTTCCTAACTCGATCCCTCCGAAGATTTTGTTAAAACTGAGTGGAAACGAGCCAAAAGAACTCCCTCTATGTCGGCCCAATGAAGGGTTTTTATACCCTACGCCTGGGGACCAACCGTACCTGACATATTTATGGTCGTCGACCCATTAAGTGGCGAGCTCACTTCTCGTGTAGACATCGGGCGTCCTTTGTGCCACGGCGCCAAACAGCGGTGCCGCACTCGATCAGCGTTATCCCGATCTTTGCGAGACTGCATTGTACTCGGTCGGCACCATCTCGATCTTTGCGAGGCGATGTTGTACTCGATCGACGTCATCCCGATCTTTGCAGGATGACATCGTACTTGGTCAACACTGTCCAATCAATGATGTTGACCTTGATGCTCCTTGCACTGAAATGGCTGTGGACAGTTGTTAGAGGACATTTTACCAAATTGTGCCCAATCAATCATAATAAACcttaaaatcttatttttcaccaaaaaaaaaaaagaaattataattTGCCCTCATTTCCTATATATTtgcagtcaaccacatgcctattAAGTTAGCCCATATACTATTTTTTATCTGTGGGTACAATTATTGCTTTTTTTAGTGAATCAAAGAAAATGGAACACCCAAAGATTAAGTAAAAATATACGATTCTGTCCATAACCAAAAGATTAAATAAGAACACCCACTCGTAGAAGTAATATTCTAATATCTTTCCTCTCAATTTCTACTAACACTTTTACCCAAATGCCCCATTTTATCTTAAGGAACAGAAAGCTAATTTACTGTACTGCACTGCATATTTCAATTCTACCCATCTGTTTCATCTCATGCTACCCTTCTTACTCCATTCTGGGTTGGCGCAATTCGCAGACAACTATGAGGAATCACATCACGTGAGATGGTTTAGTGCAAGAAGACAAACACATCAAGCAGATGCCATCCTGTTGAAGTACCCACGCTCAAAAGATGGAAGGGTAAAACTGAGCAACAAAAAGGTCAAGATAGCACAAATATCCAATTGATACTGATGCCTTTCTAGAATCAAGCGAAGCAAGCAACATATACACAGAACAGAGTATAAAAGAACTAAAATTCATGAAAGGCTAATGAAGAACGCCGGCAATTATTATTGCTGTTGCTGACGATGACAAATCCATACCTGATTGGCAAACTCCCAGAAGAGAACCCAAATGACAACTCTACCCCAGAGCTCTGCCATCGCATAGAAAAGGCAGAAGCTCCAACTCCTCAAGATAGCAACGGGGCCGAGGAAGCTCGGACCGAGCGCCGCCGGAAGCTTATCCGCGAGCGCTGTGGGGTGGATGACGCTGATGAGGGGATACAAGACGAACCTGAAGGCAATGAAAGGGACGATAACCGTGTAGAAAAGAGCCTCCTTTGACAGCACGTTGGCGAGCTTGGTGTACAGAAGCATGAAGCCCACCGCCCTGGGCAGGTTCACCCACGTCTTCAGGAAGGGTATGATCTCCGCGCCGCTCCCGTTGGCCGTCACCACCAGGACGTCCTTGGTGTCGCGCAGGAACGTGTAGTTGAAGATAATGCAGAAGAACATCATCCCGAGGGGAATTATCTTCTTAAGCGTCACTAACTCGACGCCTAAGAACTTGGGCTTCTCTTTATCGTCGATAACGCCGTCTCCGCCAGCCGAGATCGCCGCGCCAGCGCTAAAAAACGGAGCTTTCCTCTGTTTTCTGCAGAGCCGTGCGTGAAGGAGCCGCCTTTCGTGCTCATCGGCGGTCCCCCAACCCGGAAACGATGGCTTCTTATTCTCGGAGCTGAAGCCGTAGAAGGAGGAGGTCGGGGGTCGAGCTCCGAGGCCAAGGGAAGGGAGACAGACGGCGGCGGATAGGCGACTTCTGATAGCGTGGACGGGGTGGAAGGGCCGGGCTTGGAGATTAGAAAGGAGTGGACGAAGGCCCTCTGTGACGATAACCCTCTCCATATTTGCGTGAGAGGGAGGAGCTCCAATCTAAACAAAGAGAAGCGAAGAGACAACGAGAGATTGTGAAGGTTCTATCGAAGGGGAAGATGGGGGAAGACGAAGTGGATGCTTGTACAGGGAAATGATGGCGGAGACGACACATCTTTTGGGAGGTTCCTACTCTACCAAGAAGCCATCGGAACTGGAAGTATGGTGAGACTCCAGGGAATGATGTTGATGTTCCTTGTGTTGATGACATTGCAAATTGTGGAGTGCAGGACATGTATTCTTGTGCTACTTGTGAGGAGAGTGGGATTGCAGTAGGTTGACGCCACACGCGTCTGGAAGGGAGAAAGAGAGAGTACGTTTGTTGTGGTGCATTTGGTACACAATGGTGGTATTGTTGAGGTAGCAGATTTGAGTGGAATCAACTGCAATCTCTGGCATAATTCATCCACAAATACAATAAACAAGTAGCAGTACATTTTGAGACCAACCTATACAGAACGA
This DNA window, taken from Musa acuminata AAA Group cultivar baxijiao chromosome BXJ3-7, Cavendish_Baxijiao_AAA, whole genome shotgun sequence, encodes the following:
- the LOC135643759 gene encoding plastidic ATP/ADP-transporter-like, giving the protein MERVIVTEGLRPLLSNLQARPFHPVHAIRSRLSAAVCLPSLGLGARPPTSSFYGFSSENKKPSFPGWGTADEHERRLLHARLCRKQRKAPFFSAGAAISAGGDGVIDDKEKPKFLGVELVTLKKIIPLGMMFFCIIFNYTFLRDTKDVLVVTANGSGAEIIPFLKTWVNLPRAVGFMLLYTKLANVLSKEALFYTVIVPFIAFRFVLYPLISVIHPTALADKLPAALGPSFLGPVAILRSWSFCLFYAMAELWGRVVIWVLFWEFANQFYPSIF